The Danio rerio strain Tuebingen ecotype United States chromosome 10, GRCz12tu, whole genome shotgun sequence genome contains a region encoding:
- the gigyf1b gene encoding GRB10-interacting GYF protein 1 isoform X25 encodes MTAETLNFGPEWLRALSRGASVTSPPPSPAMPKSKLADYRYGREEMLALYVKDNKIPEDMQDKEFAAILQDEPQQPLALVPLTEEEQRNFSMSVNSVAVLRLMGKGGGAVPTGVARGRGSTRGGRGRGRGEGGFYQRSVDEEVGFGRGREMHRSQSWDDRGERRFEKPLRREVGRGGFEDSGAVGRKDYARSDSDNWRTLREEQEEEEAAAEPGGSWRIAGGRRDDGGPRSAGWREHISGEGRRRKFDFDFRDGEGGRRRAGSEGGEEERDGLPEWCTDEEEGEMGTFDSSGAFMCIKKNSRDAILEDQELEFEALEEEEECCQEKKDSPADKLEECEAATVYDGDRKSLSSSPHAVSVPAAVLPSEQETLKPIIVPPPKPAPQPAEDAVPASGTTSQTHSSSPPSSTATDLPAVGGDTEEEDGMKHLQQEAEKMVASLQDTSLEEECFTHALQESHISAAHTHTHPNTHTLSHSTPHTLPHSASALPLSHESAMKWFYKDPQGEIQGPFTTVEMCEWFQAGYFAMNLLVKRGCDEGFQPLGEVIKMWGRVPFSPGPSPPPLLGNMDQELLKKQLEQAATAALYQQLQMRFQHMNSRCSETGMMPAMNRSMSVPDTGPMWDMPTSVSQQSGGETSLWDLTMSNSTQGPTLEHLQKIQQERREAELRVKREEEERKRREEKRRQQEEQKRREEEEIYRKKQQCRQQQELIMKFLQQSQQQSMSGSSGWSGSQTGALSLGKATGKSMGLLELEAERIHKQQQQRAQQQQRHGGLTMGQWNDGPSGMWSGSSMDGKVGGGNPAMGMWDEAMKNQSSHRNIGLRNSRSSPSLSDQYMLNRRKRTDEEERLLKLLQGMKPQDGFTTWCEQMLHALNTSANNASLDVPTIVAYLKEVESPYEVHDFIRIYLGDTIEAKEFAKQFLERRAKQKANHQRQQQQLSKEVSGLNMNFPLQSMFQAAHISYSFLGGGELEQVEDY; translated from the exons AGAAACTTCTCCATGTCTGTGAACAGTGTGGCTGTGCTAAGGCTTATGGGTAAAGGAGGTGGAGCTGTGCCAACAGGTGTAGCTAGAGGTCGTGGAAGCACTCGAGGAGGTCGAG GGAGAGGCAGAGGAGAGGGCGGATTCTACCAAAGAAGTGTGGATGAAGAGGTCGGCTTTGGCCGAGGACGAGAGATGCATCGCAGCCAGAGCTGGGATGACAG AGGTGAGCGGCGCTTTGAGAAGCCCTTGAGGCGTGAGGTTGGCCGTGGTGGATTTGAGGATAGTGGAGCAGTAGGAAGGAAGGACTATGCACGTTCTGACAGTGATAACTGGCGAACTCTCCGAGAAgagcaggaggaagaggaggcgGCAGCAGAACCTGGAGGAAGCTGGAGGATTGCAGGAGGTCGCCGTGATG ATGGGGGTCCTCGTTCAGCTGGTTGGCGGGAACACATCAGTGGGGAAGGCCGTCGGAGGAAGTTTGACTTTGATTTTCGTGATGGAGAAGGTGGACGGAGGAGAGCGGGAAGCGAGGGAGGAGAGGAAGAACGAGATGGCCTGCCTGAGTGGTGCACTGATGAAGAAGAAGGCGAGATGGGAACCTTTGATTCTTCTGGAGCCTTCATGTGCATCAAg AAAAACTCCAGAGATGCAATCCTTGAAGACCAGGAACTGGAATTTGAGGCtctggaggaggaagaggagtgttGTCAGGAAAAGAAAGACAGCCCTGCTGATAAAT TGGAAGAGTGTGAAGCAGCCACTGTGTATGATGGTGACAGGAAGTCATTATCATCGTCTCCTCATGCTGTGTCTGTGCCTGCCGCTGTACTCCCTTCAGAACAAGAAACCCTTAAACCCATAATCGTTCCTCCCCCAAAACCTGCTCCCCAGCCAGCTGAAG ATGCAGTTCCAGCAAGTGGCACCACCTCACAGACACACAGCTCCTCTCCTCCCTCATCCACTGCTACTGATCTTCCAGCAGTAGGGGGAGACACAGAGGAGGAAGACGGCATGAAGCACCTTCAGCAG GAGGCTGAGAAGATGGTTGCGTCCCTGCAAGACACATCTCTTGAAGAGGAATGTTTCACTCACGCTCTTCAGGAGAGCCACATCTCCGctgcacacacccacacacacccaaatacacacacactctctcactccACTCCACACACTCTCCCTCACTCTGCCAGCGCCCTCCCACTGTCCCACGAATCTGCAATGAAGTGGTTCTACAAAGACCCTCAAGGAGAGATTCAAG GTCCATTCACTACAGTGGAGATGTGTGAGTGGTTTCAGGCAGGGTATTTCGCCATGAACCTGCTGGTCAAGCGTGGCTGTGATGAGGGATTTCAGCCCCTGGGTGAAGTGATCAAGATGTGGGGGCGTGTGCCTTTCTCTCCTGGACCCTCCCCTCCTCCACTTCTG GGGAATATGGACCAGGAGCTGTTGAAGAAACAGTTAGAACAAGCTGCAACTGCAGCCCTTTACCAACAACTCCAGATGAGATTTCAGCACATGAACAG CAGGTGTAGCGAGACTGGCATGATGCCTGCGATGAACAGGTCCATGTCAGTGCCAGACACCGGGCCCATGTGGGACATGCCTACCTCAGTCTCTCAGCAGTCAG GCGGTGAGACCAGTCTGTGGGACTTAACCATGAGTAACTCCACTCAGGGTCCAACTCTTGAACATTTGCAGAAA ATCCAGCAGGAGAGGCGTGAAGCTGAACTCAGGGTGAAGCGTGAAGAAGAGGAGAGAAAACGAAGGGAGGAAAAGCGCCGGCAGCAAGAGGAACAGAAAAGGAGAGAGGAGGAGGAGATTTATAGAAAAAAGCAG CAGTGCCGCCAGCAGCAGGAGTTGATCATGAAGTTTTTGCAGCAGAGCCAGCAGCAGAGCATGTCTGGGAGCTCAGGGTGGAGCGGAAGCCAGACAGGAGCTCTGTCTTTGGGCAAAGCTACAGGAAAGAGCATGGGACTCCTGGAGCTGGAGGCAGAGAGAATTCACaaacagcagcagcagagagCTCAGCAGCAGCAAAGG CATGGAGGTTTGACAATGGGCCAATGGAATGATGGGCCATCAGGGATGTGGTCAGGATCTAGCATGGATGGGAAGGTCGGAGGGGGCAACCCTGCCATGGGCATGTGGGATGAGGCCATGAAAAACCAATCCAGCCATCGCAACATTGGCCTGAGGAACAGCCGCAGCAGTCCCTCTCTCAG TGATCAGTACATGCTGAATCGTCGTAAACGTACTGATGAAGAGGAGAGACTTCTCAAGCTTCTTCAAGGGATGAAACCTCAGGATGGCTTCACCACTTGGTGTGAACAGATGCTCCATGCTCTCAACACTTCTGCAAATAATGCTTCTTTGGATG TGCCCACCATTGTGGCATATTTGAAGGAAGTGGAATCTCCGTATGAAGTTCACGATTTTATCCGCATTTATCTGGGCGATACCATTGAAGCCAAAGAGTTTGCCAAGCAGTTCCTGGAGCGCCGTGCCAAACAGAAAGCAAACCACCAGAGACAGCAGCAGCAG CTGTCCAAGGAAGTCTCTGGATTGAACATGAACTTCCCCCTGCAG TCAATGTTCCAGGCAGCTCACATAA GCTATTCATTCCTGGGGGGAGGTGAGCTGGAGCAGGTGGAGGATTACTGA
- the gigyf1b gene encoding GRB10-interacting GYF protein 1 isoform X9, producing the protein MTAETLNFGPEWLRALSRGASVTSPPPSPAMPKSKLADYRYGREEMLALYVKDNKIPEDMQDKEFAAILQDEPQQPLALVPLTEEEQRNFSMSVNSVAVLRLMGKGGGAVPTGVARGRGSTRGGRGRGRGEGGFYQRSVDEEVGFGRGREMHRSQSWDDRGERRFEKPLRREVGRGGFEDSGAVGRKDYARSDSDNWRTLREEQEEEEAAAEPGGSWRIAGGRRDDGGPRSAGWREHISGEGRRRKFDFDFRDGEGGRRRAGSEGGEEERDGLPEWCTDEEEGEMGTFDSSGAFMCIKKNSRDAILEDQELEFEALEEEEECCQEKKDSPADKLEECEAATVYDGDRKSLSSSPHAVSVPAAVLPSEQETLKPIIVPPPKPAPQPAEDAVPASGTTSQTHSSSPPSSTATDLPAVGGDTEEEDGMKHLQQEAEKMVASLQDTSLEEECFTHALQESHISAAHTHTHPNTHTLSHSTPHTLPHSASALPLSHESAMKWFYKDPQGEIQGPFTTVEMCEWFQAGYFAMNLLVKRGCDEGFQPLGEVIKMWGRVPFSPGPSPPPLLVRDKGNMDQELLKKQLEQAATAALYQQLQMRFQHMNRCSETGMMPAMNRSMSVPDTGPMWDMPTSVSQQSGGETSLWDLTMSNSTQGPTLEHLQKIQQERREAELRVKREEEERKRREEKRRQQEEQKRREEEEIYRKKQQCRQQQELIMKFLQQSQQQSMSGSSGWSGSQTGALSLGKATGKSMGLLELEAERIHKQQQQRAQQQQRHGGLTMGQWNDGPSGMWSGSSMDGKVGGGNPAMGMWDEAMKNQSSHRNIGLRNSRSSPSLSDQYMLNRRKRTDEEERLLKLLQGMKPQDGFTTWCEQMLHALNTSANNASLDVPTIVAYLKEVESPYEVHDFIRIYLGDTIEAKEFAKQFLERRAKQKANHQRQQQQLSKEVSGLNMNFPLQSMFQAAHISKGGSVYDTQGGKAKKKPSMMLHSDPSILGYSFLGGGELEQVEDY; encoded by the exons AGAAACTTCTCCATGTCTGTGAACAGTGTGGCTGTGCTAAGGCTTATGGGTAAAGGAGGTGGAGCTGTGCCAACAGGTGTAGCTAGAGGTCGTGGAAGCACTCGAGGAGGTCGAG GGAGAGGCAGAGGAGAGGGCGGATTCTACCAAAGAAGTGTGGATGAAGAGGTCGGCTTTGGCCGAGGACGAGAGATGCATCGCAGCCAGAGCTGGGATGACAG AGGTGAGCGGCGCTTTGAGAAGCCCTTGAGGCGTGAGGTTGGCCGTGGTGGATTTGAGGATAGTGGAGCAGTAGGAAGGAAGGACTATGCACGTTCTGACAGTGATAACTGGCGAACTCTCCGAGAAgagcaggaggaagaggaggcgGCAGCAGAACCTGGAGGAAGCTGGAGGATTGCAGGAGGTCGCCGTGATG ATGGGGGTCCTCGTTCAGCTGGTTGGCGGGAACACATCAGTGGGGAAGGCCGTCGGAGGAAGTTTGACTTTGATTTTCGTGATGGAGAAGGTGGACGGAGGAGAGCGGGAAGCGAGGGAGGAGAGGAAGAACGAGATGGCCTGCCTGAGTGGTGCACTGATGAAGAAGAAGGCGAGATGGGAACCTTTGATTCTTCTGGAGCCTTCATGTGCATCAAg AAAAACTCCAGAGATGCAATCCTTGAAGACCAGGAACTGGAATTTGAGGCtctggaggaggaagaggagtgttGTCAGGAAAAGAAAGACAGCCCTGCTGATAAAT TGGAAGAGTGTGAAGCAGCCACTGTGTATGATGGTGACAGGAAGTCATTATCATCGTCTCCTCATGCTGTGTCTGTGCCTGCCGCTGTACTCCCTTCAGAACAAGAAACCCTTAAACCCATAATCGTTCCTCCCCCAAAACCTGCTCCCCAGCCAGCTGAAG ATGCAGTTCCAGCAAGTGGCACCACCTCACAGACACACAGCTCCTCTCCTCCCTCATCCACTGCTACTGATCTTCCAGCAGTAGGGGGAGACACAGAGGAGGAAGACGGCATGAAGCACCTTCAGCAG GAGGCTGAGAAGATGGTTGCGTCCCTGCAAGACACATCTCTTGAAGAGGAATGTTTCACTCACGCTCTTCAGGAGAGCCACATCTCCGctgcacacacccacacacacccaaatacacacacactctctcactccACTCCACACACTCTCCCTCACTCTGCCAGCGCCCTCCCACTGTCCCACGAATCTGCAATGAAGTGGTTCTACAAAGACCCTCAAGGAGAGATTCAAG GTCCATTCACTACAGTGGAGATGTGTGAGTGGTTTCAGGCAGGGTATTTCGCCATGAACCTGCTGGTCAAGCGTGGCTGTGATGAGGGATTTCAGCCCCTGGGTGAAGTGATCAAGATGTGGGGGCGTGTGCCTTTCTCTCCTGGACCCTCCCCTCCTCCACTTCTGGTAAGAGACAAG GGGAATATGGACCAGGAGCTGTTGAAGAAACAGTTAGAACAAGCTGCAACTGCAGCCCTTTACCAACAACTCCAGATGAGATTTCAGCACATGAACAG GTGTAGCGAGACTGGCATGATGCCTGCGATGAACAGGTCCATGTCAGTGCCAGACACCGGGCCCATGTGGGACATGCCTACCTCAGTCTCTCAGCAGTCAG GCGGTGAGACCAGTCTGTGGGACTTAACCATGAGTAACTCCACTCAGGGTCCAACTCTTGAACATTTGCAGAAA ATCCAGCAGGAGAGGCGTGAAGCTGAACTCAGGGTGAAGCGTGAAGAAGAGGAGAGAAAACGAAGGGAGGAAAAGCGCCGGCAGCAAGAGGAACAGAAAAGGAGAGAGGAGGAGGAGATTTATAGAAAAAAGCAG CAGTGCCGCCAGCAGCAGGAGTTGATCATGAAGTTTTTGCAGCAGAGCCAGCAGCAGAGCATGTCTGGGAGCTCAGGGTGGAGCGGAAGCCAGACAGGAGCTCTGTCTTTGGGCAAAGCTACAGGAAAGAGCATGGGACTCCTGGAGCTGGAGGCAGAGAGAATTCACaaacagcagcagcagagagCTCAGCAGCAGCAAAGG CATGGAGGTTTGACAATGGGCCAATGGAATGATGGGCCATCAGGGATGTGGTCAGGATCTAGCATGGATGGGAAGGTCGGAGGGGGCAACCCTGCCATGGGCATGTGGGATGAGGCCATGAAAAACCAATCCAGCCATCGCAACATTGGCCTGAGGAACAGCCGCAGCAGTCCCTCTCTCAG TGATCAGTACATGCTGAATCGTCGTAAACGTACTGATGAAGAGGAGAGACTTCTCAAGCTTCTTCAAGGGATGAAACCTCAGGATGGCTTCACCACTTGGTGTGAACAGATGCTCCATGCTCTCAACACTTCTGCAAATAATGCTTCTTTGGATG TGCCCACCATTGTGGCATATTTGAAGGAAGTGGAATCTCCGTATGAAGTTCACGATTTTATCCGCATTTATCTGGGCGATACCATTGAAGCCAAAGAGTTTGCCAAGCAGTTCCTGGAGCGCCGTGCCAAACAGAAAGCAAACCACCAGAGACAGCAGCAGCAG CTGTCCAAGGAAGTCTCTGGATTGAACATGAACTTCCCCCTGCAG TCAATGTTCCAGGCAGCTCACATAAGTAAGGGTGGCAGTGTGTACGACACTCAGGGAGGAAAAGCGAAGAAAAAGCCTAGCATGATGCTCCACTCTGACCCCAGTATCCTCG GCTATTCATTCCTGGGGGGAGGTGAGCTGGAGCAGGTGGAGGATTACTGA
- the gigyf1b gene encoding GRB10-interacting GYF protein 1 isoform X19 → MTAETLNFGPEWLRALSRGASVTSPPPSPAMPKSKLADYRYGREEMLALYVKDNKIPEDMQDKEFAAILQDEPQQPLALVPLTEEEQRNFSMSVNSVAVLRLMGKGGGAVPTGVARGRGSTRGGRGRGRGEGGFYQRSVDEEVGFGRGREMHRSQSWDDRGERRFEKPLRREVGRGGFEDSGAVGRKDYARSDSDNWRTLREEQEEEEAAAEPGGSWRIAGGRRDDGGPRSAGWREHISGEGRRRKFDFDFRDGEGGRRRAGSEGGEEERDGLPEWCTDEEEGEMGTFDSSGAFMCIKKNSRDAILEDQELEFEALEEEEECCQEKKDSPADKLEECEAATVYDGDRKSLSSSPHAVSVPAAVLPSEQETLKPIIVPPPKPAPQPAEDAVPASGTTSQTHSSSPPSSTATDLPAVGGDTEEEDGMKHLQQEAEKMVASLQDTSLEEECFTHALQESHISAAHTHTHPNTHTLSHSTPHTLPHSASALPLSHESAMKWFYKDPQGEIQGPFTTVEMCEWFQAGYFAMNLLVKRGCDEGFQPLGEVIKMWGRVPFSPGPSPPPLLVRDKGNMDQELLKKQLEQAATAALYQQLQMRFQHMNRCSETGMMPAMNRSMSVPDTGPMWDMPTSVSQQSGGETSLWDLTMSNSTQGPTLEHLQKIQQERREAELRVKREEEERKRREEKRRQQEEQKRREEEEIYRKKQQCRQQQELIMKFLQQSQQQSMSGSSGWSGSQTGALSLGKATGKSMGLLELEAERIHKQQQQRAQQQQRHGGLTMGQWNDGPSGMWSGSSMDGKVGGGNPAMGMWDEAMKNQSSHRNIGLRNSRSSPSLSDQYMLNRRKRTDEEERLLKLLQGMKPQDGFTTWCEQMLHALNTSANNASLDVPTIVAYLKEVESPYEVHDFIRIYLGDTIEAKEFAKQFLERRAKQKANHQRQQQQVSERLSKEVSGLNMNFPLQSMFQAAHISYSFLGGGELEQVEDY, encoded by the exons AGAAACTTCTCCATGTCTGTGAACAGTGTGGCTGTGCTAAGGCTTATGGGTAAAGGAGGTGGAGCTGTGCCAACAGGTGTAGCTAGAGGTCGTGGAAGCACTCGAGGAGGTCGAG GGAGAGGCAGAGGAGAGGGCGGATTCTACCAAAGAAGTGTGGATGAAGAGGTCGGCTTTGGCCGAGGACGAGAGATGCATCGCAGCCAGAGCTGGGATGACAG AGGTGAGCGGCGCTTTGAGAAGCCCTTGAGGCGTGAGGTTGGCCGTGGTGGATTTGAGGATAGTGGAGCAGTAGGAAGGAAGGACTATGCACGTTCTGACAGTGATAACTGGCGAACTCTCCGAGAAgagcaggaggaagaggaggcgGCAGCAGAACCTGGAGGAAGCTGGAGGATTGCAGGAGGTCGCCGTGATG ATGGGGGTCCTCGTTCAGCTGGTTGGCGGGAACACATCAGTGGGGAAGGCCGTCGGAGGAAGTTTGACTTTGATTTTCGTGATGGAGAAGGTGGACGGAGGAGAGCGGGAAGCGAGGGAGGAGAGGAAGAACGAGATGGCCTGCCTGAGTGGTGCACTGATGAAGAAGAAGGCGAGATGGGAACCTTTGATTCTTCTGGAGCCTTCATGTGCATCAAg AAAAACTCCAGAGATGCAATCCTTGAAGACCAGGAACTGGAATTTGAGGCtctggaggaggaagaggagtgttGTCAGGAAAAGAAAGACAGCCCTGCTGATAAAT TGGAAGAGTGTGAAGCAGCCACTGTGTATGATGGTGACAGGAAGTCATTATCATCGTCTCCTCATGCTGTGTCTGTGCCTGCCGCTGTACTCCCTTCAGAACAAGAAACCCTTAAACCCATAATCGTTCCTCCCCCAAAACCTGCTCCCCAGCCAGCTGAAG ATGCAGTTCCAGCAAGTGGCACCACCTCACAGACACACAGCTCCTCTCCTCCCTCATCCACTGCTACTGATCTTCCAGCAGTAGGGGGAGACACAGAGGAGGAAGACGGCATGAAGCACCTTCAGCAG GAGGCTGAGAAGATGGTTGCGTCCCTGCAAGACACATCTCTTGAAGAGGAATGTTTCACTCACGCTCTTCAGGAGAGCCACATCTCCGctgcacacacccacacacacccaaatacacacacactctctcactccACTCCACACACTCTCCCTCACTCTGCCAGCGCCCTCCCACTGTCCCACGAATCTGCAATGAAGTGGTTCTACAAAGACCCTCAAGGAGAGATTCAAG GTCCATTCACTACAGTGGAGATGTGTGAGTGGTTTCAGGCAGGGTATTTCGCCATGAACCTGCTGGTCAAGCGTGGCTGTGATGAGGGATTTCAGCCCCTGGGTGAAGTGATCAAGATGTGGGGGCGTGTGCCTTTCTCTCCTGGACCCTCCCCTCCTCCACTTCTGGTAAGAGACAAG GGGAATATGGACCAGGAGCTGTTGAAGAAACAGTTAGAACAAGCTGCAACTGCAGCCCTTTACCAACAACTCCAGATGAGATTTCAGCACATGAACAG GTGTAGCGAGACTGGCATGATGCCTGCGATGAACAGGTCCATGTCAGTGCCAGACACCGGGCCCATGTGGGACATGCCTACCTCAGTCTCTCAGCAGTCAG GCGGTGAGACCAGTCTGTGGGACTTAACCATGAGTAACTCCACTCAGGGTCCAACTCTTGAACATTTGCAGAAA ATCCAGCAGGAGAGGCGTGAAGCTGAACTCAGGGTGAAGCGTGAAGAAGAGGAGAGAAAACGAAGGGAGGAAAAGCGCCGGCAGCAAGAGGAACAGAAAAGGAGAGAGGAGGAGGAGATTTATAGAAAAAAGCAG CAGTGCCGCCAGCAGCAGGAGTTGATCATGAAGTTTTTGCAGCAGAGCCAGCAGCAGAGCATGTCTGGGAGCTCAGGGTGGAGCGGAAGCCAGACAGGAGCTCTGTCTTTGGGCAAAGCTACAGGAAAGAGCATGGGACTCCTGGAGCTGGAGGCAGAGAGAATTCACaaacagcagcagcagagagCTCAGCAGCAGCAAAGG CATGGAGGTTTGACAATGGGCCAATGGAATGATGGGCCATCAGGGATGTGGTCAGGATCTAGCATGGATGGGAAGGTCGGAGGGGGCAACCCTGCCATGGGCATGTGGGATGAGGCCATGAAAAACCAATCCAGCCATCGCAACATTGGCCTGAGGAACAGCCGCAGCAGTCCCTCTCTCAG TGATCAGTACATGCTGAATCGTCGTAAACGTACTGATGAAGAGGAGAGACTTCTCAAGCTTCTTCAAGGGATGAAACCTCAGGATGGCTTCACCACTTGGTGTGAACAGATGCTCCATGCTCTCAACACTTCTGCAAATAATGCTTCTTTGGATG TGCCCACCATTGTGGCATATTTGAAGGAAGTGGAATCTCCGTATGAAGTTCACGATTTTATCCGCATTTATCTGGGCGATACCATTGAAGCCAAAGAGTTTGCCAAGCAGTTCCTGGAGCGCCGTGCCAAACAGAAAGCAAACCACCAGAGACAGCAGCAGCAGGTTTCTGAACGA CTGTCCAAGGAAGTCTCTGGATTGAACATGAACTTCCCCCTGCAG TCAATGTTCCAGGCAGCTCACATAA GCTATTCATTCCTGGGGGGAGGTGAGCTGGAGCAGGTGGAGGATTACTGA